In one Achromobacter spanius genomic region, the following are encoded:
- a CDS encoding SulP family inorganic anion transporter, with protein sequence MEDEPPEKSVRRQRVALPDWLCQYQKPWIKDDVTAGLTTAAVVIPKALAYAAVAGLPVQVGLYTAFVPMLVYAFLGTSRPLSVSTTTTLAILTATALDRAVPGGDATQLLVATATLALLVGIVLIAASLLRLGYLASFISEPVLVGFKAGIAIVIVVDQIPKLLGLHFPKGPFLSNVLSIFHGFTQLSIATAAVGAITLGLLLVLERFMPRAPAPLVTVAIAIAATSLFGLSDLGVQTVGHVPTGLPSLTLPDTSLVGELWPMALGIALMSFTETIAAGRAFAKAGEALPNANRELLATGFSNVGGALFGAMPAGGGTSQTAVNRRAGARTQVAECVTAGLTLGVMLLLAPLIGAMPHATLAAVVIMYSVGLFDPAEFRAIARVRRTELVWALVALAGVVLLGTLQGILVAIIVSLVALAHQVSNPPLHRLLRKPNTNLFRPASPDHPDDEALEGILLLRPEGRIFFVNADNIGQKITQLITATRPRVVVLDMGSVFDIEYTALKMMNEAERRLKRDGVQLWLANLSPGVLATVRRSPLGETLGADGLFQTLEEAVHKYQDTSRSAS encoded by the coding sequence ATGGAAGACGAACCGCCGGAAAAATCTGTTCGCCGGCAACGCGTTGCGCTGCCTGACTGGCTATGCCAGTACCAAAAGCCGTGGATAAAGGATGACGTCACAGCCGGCCTGACGACCGCCGCCGTCGTCATTCCGAAAGCGCTTGCCTATGCCGCCGTAGCGGGGCTACCGGTTCAGGTGGGGCTCTACACCGCGTTCGTGCCGATGCTTGTTTACGCCTTCCTCGGCACATCCCGGCCGCTTAGCGTCAGCACCACGACCACACTGGCCATCCTTACCGCGACAGCCCTGGATCGCGCCGTGCCAGGCGGCGACGCCACGCAACTGCTGGTTGCCACGGCAACGCTGGCGCTGCTGGTTGGCATCGTGCTGATAGCGGCGTCTCTGTTGCGGCTTGGCTACTTGGCCAGCTTTATTTCCGAACCGGTATTGGTCGGCTTCAAGGCGGGCATCGCCATCGTGATCGTGGTCGATCAAATACCGAAGCTGCTTGGGCTGCACTTTCCCAAGGGGCCGTTTCTGTCGAACGTGCTGTCAATTTTTCATGGCTTTACACAGCTGTCGATCGCCACAGCCGCCGTCGGCGCGATCACATTGGGCCTGCTCCTTGTACTGGAACGATTCATGCCGCGCGCGCCAGCGCCGCTGGTGACGGTCGCCATCGCCATCGCGGCAACCAGCCTGTTCGGACTAAGCGATCTTGGCGTGCAAACAGTGGGCCATGTGCCCACGGGCTTGCCGTCGCTGACGCTGCCGGATACGTCATTGGTGGGCGAGCTTTGGCCCATGGCGCTGGGAATCGCGTTGATGAGTTTCACCGAAACGATCGCGGCCGGACGCGCTTTTGCGAAAGCGGGCGAGGCCCTGCCGAACGCCAATCGAGAATTGTTGGCCACGGGATTTTCGAATGTGGGCGGCGCGCTCTTCGGCGCCATGCCGGCGGGCGGCGGGACGTCGCAAACCGCCGTGAATCGGCGCGCCGGCGCACGCACCCAGGTCGCCGAGTGCGTCACCGCCGGGCTTACGCTGGGCGTCATGCTGCTGCTGGCGCCTTTGATTGGCGCTATGCCGCACGCCACCCTGGCGGCGGTGGTCATCATGTACTCGGTTGGGCTGTTCGACCCGGCCGAGTTCCGTGCGATTGCCAGGGTGCGGCGCACAGAGCTTGTCTGGGCCTTGGTGGCGCTTGCCGGTGTCGTGCTGCTGGGCACGCTGCAAGGGATACTCGTCGCCATCATCGTGTCGCTCGTCGCGCTGGCCCACCAGGTTTCCAACCCGCCCTTGCATCGGCTGCTGCGTAAGCCGAACACGAACCTGTTCCGTCCGGCGTCCCCGGACCATCCCGACGACGAGGCGCTTGAAGGCATCTTGCTGCTTCGGCCCGAGGGACGCATCTTCTTTGTGAATGCAGACAATATCGGCCAGAAGATCACCCAATTGATCACCGCGACACGGCCGCGGGTAGTCGTGCTGGATATGGGAAGTGTTTTCGATATCGAATACACCGCGCTGAAAATGATGAACGAGGCGGAACGCCGGTTAAAGCGGGACGGTGTTCAGCTTTGGCTGGCGAATCTAAGCCCTGGCGTGCTGGCCACGGTAAGACGATCCCCGTTGGGCGAAACCCTGGGCGCGGACGGTTTGTTCCAGACACTTGAAGAGGCCGTCCACAAATACCAGGACACCAGCCGGTCTGCGTCCTGA
- a CDS encoding chorismate--pyruvate lyase family protein produces the protein MMKPAAHHPPLAPGWLAVAPPVLPPAMRHWLFRPGALTAGLRQVGQVRLRVLAEYADGAPPDEARAMGIAPGSPVWIREVLMSVNGVDSVPARSLTPLRASHGAWQGMRRLLTRPLADMLYHDSTVIRSPFACRRLASPVPFHATARGALSADRREQDAARVWARRSVFWRQGQPLLVAECFLPGFWDEIANQPVPPLVPHQRTAR, from the coding sequence ATGATGAAACCCGCAGCCCATCACCCCCCGCTTGCCCCCGGCTGGCTGGCCGTCGCGCCGCCCGTCCTGCCCCCCGCCATGCGCCACTGGCTGTTCCGCCCTGGCGCGCTCACCGCCGGCTTGCGCCAGGTGGGCCAGGTACGCCTGCGCGTGCTGGCCGAATACGCCGACGGCGCGCCGCCCGACGAAGCGCGCGCCATGGGCATCGCGCCCGGCTCGCCCGTGTGGATCCGCGAAGTGCTGATGTCGGTAAACGGCGTGGACAGCGTGCCCGCCCGCAGCCTGACGCCGCTGCGCGCCTCGCACGGCGCCTGGCAAGGCATGCGCCGGCTCTTGACCCGGCCGCTTGCCGACATGCTGTATCACGACAGCACCGTCATCCGCTCGCCCTTTGCCTGCCGCCGCCTGGCGTCACCCGTGCCTTTCCACGCCACGGCGCGCGGGGCCTTGTCGGCGGATCGTCGGGAGCAGGACGCCGCCCGGGTCTGGGCGCGCCGATCCGTCTTCTGGCGCCAGGGTCAGCCGCTATTGGTGGCCGAGTGCTTTTTGCCCGGGTTCTGGGATGAGATCGCCAACCAGCCCGTGCCGCCGCTGGTGCCGCATCAGCGCACGGCGCGTTGA